The Girardinichthys multiradiatus isolate DD_20200921_A chromosome Y, DD_fGirMul_XY1, whole genome shotgun sequence genome has a window encoding:
- the LOC124863952 gene encoding hsp90 co-chaperone Cdc37-like, with the protein MSRIDYSVWDHIEVSDDEDDTHPNIDTPSLFRWRHQARVERMEDFQKKGEEFNKSLVDCRRKLAETQKKLQQLSVASSDDAKAELNKVQAEEKKLKKEERDMAKKLEEHRREEKKMPWNVDTLSRDGFSKSVVNVKPEAADETEEDKEQKHKTFVEKYEKQIKHFGMLRRWDDSQKYLSDNPYLVCEETANYLVIMCIDLEVEEKHALMEQVAHQTIVMQFILELAKSLKVDPRGCFRQFFAKIKTADQPYQDAFNNELESFKEQVRGRAKIRIEKAMKELEEEEQQKRLGPGGLDPVEVYETLPPEMQKCFDEKDIQMLQDVISKMDPTEAKHHMKRCIDSGLWVSNAKGEEDGKDEEPTYEEVKQEQEETKDD; encoded by the exons ATGTCCAGGATAGACTACAGCGTGTGGGATCACATTGAGGTCtcagatgatgaagatgatacCCACCCGAACATCGACACACCGAGCCTCTTCAGATGGAGACACCAG GCTCGTGTGGAGAGAATGGAAGATTTCCAGAAAAAAGGCGAAGAATTCAATAAAAGTCTAGTCGATTGTCGGCGTAAGCTGGCAGAGACACAGAAGAAACTACAGCAGCTGAGCGTTGCCTCGTCGGATGATGCCAAAGCAGAGCTGAACAAAGTCCAGGCGGAGGAGAAGAAATTAAAGAAAGAGGAACGAGATATGGCGAAGAAGTTGGAGGAACAccgaagagaagagaagaagatgCCCTGGAATGTGGACACGCTCAGCAGAGATGGTTTCAGCAAG AGTGTTGTTAATGTCAAACCTGAGGCTGCAGATGAGACTGAAGAGGACAAggagcaaaaacataaaacctttgTGGAGAAGTACGAGAAGCAGATCAAACATTTCG GCATGTTGCGACGTTGGGACGACAGCCAGAAGTACCTCTCTGACAATCCTTATCTTGTATGTGAAGAAACTGCCAACTATCTTGTCATCATGTGCATTGATCTTGAAGTGGAAGAG AAGCACGCATTGATGGAGCAAGTGGCTCATCAGACTATAGTCATGCAGTTCATACTTGAGTTGGCAAAAAGCCTGAAAGTGGACCCCCGTGGCTGCTTCCGCCAATTTTTTGCCAAGATTAAG ACAGCTGACCAACCGTACCAGGACGCTTTCAACAATGAGCTCGAGTCGTTCAAGGAGCAAGTTAGAGGAAGGGCGAAGATCCGCATAGAGAAGGCCATGAAGGAAttggaagaagaagaacagcagaagcGCCTGGGTCCTGGTGGGCTTGATCCCGTCGAGGTTTATGAAACTCTGCCACCT GAAATGCAGAAATGCTTCGATGAAAAAGACATCCAAATGTTACAAGATGTCATTAGCAAAATGGACCCAACa GAGGCAAAACATCACATGAAGAGATGCATCGACTCCGGGCTCTGGGTCTCTAATGCCAAGGGAGAAGAGGATGGAAAAGATGAGGAACCCACCTATGAAGAGGTGAAACAGGAGCAGGAAGAAACAAAGGATGACTGA
- the LOC124864529 gene encoding cx9C motif-containing protein 4-like has translation MPQKDPCQKQACAIQTCLQANKYMESLCEEVIRDMRRCCKANVGNSVCCSGFKDSNPSENKSDT, from the exons atgcCGCAAAAAGATCCTTGTCAAAAGCAAGCGTGCGCCATCCAGACGTGTTTACAAG CTAATAAGTACATGGAGAGTCTGTGCGAAGAGGTGATCCGAGACATGCGCCGGTGCTGTAAAGCTAATGTGGGAAACTCCGTCTGCTGCTCCGGTTTTAAGGACTCCAACCCGTCGGAGAACAAGAGCGACACATGA
- the LOC124864645 gene encoding hemicentin-1-like, protein MGNNFLIWILIFCMFYTVSGEGCSLILKPSRVVVGFGESVTVNCEATRPVRVLGWESAISAVHTQEDRSVQWKVDSLIDWIEEPICYGVFFTAPRQCEEKLNLVLYKSPDSISIRQTNHTGSMVEGKEYQLLCEVQNIAPVQYLTLRWYRGQTEVYQHSFSDLTSSSPVQVSSTLIITPTKAENDAEYKCVAELELGPEGPLPPPTLASEPLTVSIYFPPTFLSPETEVLDFTAGAEITFNCTATGNPEPVYSWQSSHLTDERMKAEAVITSSSLLPGTYTCTASNMLEKKSKQFIIKEKIKGV, encoded by the exons ATGGGAAACAACTTTCTTATTTGGATCCTcatattttgtatgttttatacAG TGTCAGGAGAAGGTTGCTCCCTCATTCTCAAGCCGTCCCGGGTTGTGGTGGGCTTTGGTGAGTCGGTGACAGTCAACTGTGAAGCCACACGGCCAGTTCGTGTCCTTGGCTGGGAATCAGCCATCAGTGCGGTGCACACGCAGGAGGACCGGTCTGTCCAGTGGAAGGTAGACAGTCTTATTGACTGGATAGAGGAACCCATTTGCTATGGGGTTTTTTTCACAGCTCCGAGACAGTGTGAGGAGAAACTGAACCTTGTCCTCTACA AATCCCCAGACAGCATTTCCATCAGGCAGACAAACCACACTGGCTCCATGGTGGAAGGAAAAGAGTACCAGTTGCTCTGTGAGGTTCAGAATATTGCTCCTGTCCAGTATCTCACACTAAGGTGGTACCGAGGTCAAACTGAGGTTTATCAGCACTCCTTCTCTGACCTCACATCTTCTTCACCCGTCCAAGTGTCCTCTACCCTCATCATCACGCCAACAAAAGCAGAGAACGATGCAGAGTATAAGTGTGTAGCAGAGCTGGAGCTTGGGCCAGAGGGTCCACTGCCCCCTCCCACTCTGGCCTCAGAGCCCCTCACTGTGTCCATATACT tcccTCCAACATTTCTAAGTCCTGAAACAGAGGTGTTAGACTTTACCGCAGGAGCTGAAATCACCTTTAACTGCACAGCCACAGGAAACCCTGAGCCTGTATACAGCTGGCAATCATCCCATCTCACAGATGAGCGGATGAAGGCGGAAGCAGTTATCACTTCCTCCTCGCTGCTCCCAGGGACCTACACGTGCACAGCCTCTAACATGCTGGAAAAGAAGAGCAAGCAGTTCATTATCAAAGAAAAGATCAAAG GTGTTTGA